DNA from Brassica napus cultivar Da-Ae chromosome C4, Da-Ae, whole genome shotgun sequence:
attttcttattttcttgaCCATGGACATTTTACATTATTTCTAGTCATATATTGAGATTTAACTGAATCTTCATTTTGTTGACCAGAAAAAAACTGTCTTAtcatttctttataaaatattgaaatgcaATCTCTATTTAATTAAATGTACGAATTTTTATGCATAAAACAAAGATGTCATATGCGTTTActgaaatattaatttttgaatcaAACATCAAAAAGTTAAAGATTAATATTTGAGTAAGTTAGGGATCAATAACATTAAAAAGTTGAATAATAGATCTAGagtatataaactttttttggtTCTTGAAAAGCCTATAGGCTTTAGTATTTCCACTTTCCACAATCCAAGTTCAGTCAACATTGGGGAATTTCTACTTTCTGATTATATCTACTTTTCTGATTAAACTAAAGTATGAACCTAGGAACAAGACATTGCAATAAGTACTCTATTTCTTATATAATACATCAGAAGTTATTAAGAACTTTTGTTCACTTCCCTTCTTTACAATGAGCTCCAACGATAGAGATCATACATGGCCCAACGGTCAAGACCACCACTCGTTCTGGCCAAACCCTTCTCATTACGATCCCACCAGCAAGATCATGCTCGCAGCAGTCATCTCTTCATCAGCAGttatcctcatcatcatcactctTCATCTCTACGCAAGATTCATTCTCCGTCGCCGTAGAGAAGCTAGCAGCTTCCGTGGCCTCCCCGTCGTATTACGCCACCCTTTGCAAACGCCAAAACGTGGCCTCGACTCAACAGTCATCGCTTCGCTCCCCACATTCACCGTTGGAGCCAGAAGTGACGTTGCGGCCGCTACTGAATGTGCGGTGTGTCTTAGCGTGTTTGAGGAGCAAGACACGGCGAGAGAGTTGCCGAACTGTAGACATGTTTTTCATGTTGACTGTATTGACACGTGGCTCACCACTTGCTCTACTTGTCCTGTTTGTCGGAATGAAGTTCAGCCGAGGTTGAGACTTGTGCCTGAGCCAAGAGAAGGACCAGTTGGCGATGTTGCCTCTGGCTCACCACCGACTGCACCGTCGTCGTTGGAGGAAGTCAGGCTAAACTCTTCGTCGGTTTCACGATTAGACTCGTTTAGGAGAATCTTGACAAGAGAAAGATCTTCTAACAGTATCAGTCATTCTTGTGCTGGCCAAGAACATGTAGTGGAACTTGAGAGACATTGAGTCgacattaaatatatacatataaatcatactaaagtttatttttgtattacGAAActcgtttatatttttttgaaatgtaGTGAAACAATATTTATGTCAGTCAAAAGAATACATATTAATACAAAGCTTAACTCTTCATGGTGGTAATAGAGTAGAGCTAAATATCAGTGCTTCACAATGCCCCAGAACCAACTGTTTCTGAGATCATCGAGTATAGATAGATAAGGGAAGTGATCTTTCTGTCTAAAAAACATGAGAGCTTCAAAAGCATTTTGGAACACAGAAACATGACAGGAGAGTTGCAAACTTTTTTTGGACAATCCTAATGGTTTTAGAAGAGTAAACAATACGAAGCTAAATGAATTTACAAACCATGGGTAAAGATCAGACCCCTCACCCTATTAACACTCACCATCAAAGAGGTTAACTAGTAGTCAGATAAAAGCAGAGACTGAAAACCATCACTGATG
Protein-coding regions in this window:
- the LOC106395848 gene encoding E3 ubiquitin-protein ligase ATL41 produces the protein MSSNDRDHTWPNGQDHHSFWPNPSHYDPTSKIMLAAVISSSAVILIIITLHLYARFILRRRREASSFRGLPVVLRHPLQTPKRGLDSTVIASLPTFTVGARSDVAAATECAVCLSVFEEQDTARELPNCRHVFHVDCIDTWLTTCSTCPVCRNEVQPRLRLVPEPREGPVGDVASGSPPTAPSSLEEVRLNSSSVSRLDSFRRILTRERSSNSISHSCAGQEHVVELERH